The Neomonachus schauinslandi unplaced genomic scaffold, ASM220157v2 HiC_scaffold_790, whole genome shotgun sequence DNA segment TGGCTGCGGGGTCCTGCAGGGGCGGAGCTGGTCCTCCGAGCTCTCCCCGCCCCGGGGGGTCCCCTCCCGTCCCCGGGGTGGCTGCGGGGTCCTGCAGGGGCAGAGCTGGTCCTCCGAGCTCTCCCCGCCCGTCCCGGGGTGGCTGCGGGGTCCTACAGTGGTGGAGCTGGTCCTCCGAGCTCTCCCCGCCCCGAGGGGCCCTGTCTGCCCGGGGTGACTGCGGGGTCCCGGCCTGCCCTGCCCACCAGGGCTACCAGGTGGTACAGATACAAGTTCTTGGCCAACGGTAGCGTGTGGGCGGCTCTCTTTTCGGGCTTGTGGGCGTCCTTGGTGGAGCTGAGCTTTTCGGGACCAGAGATGTCAGTCTGGGCTGCTGGACTCTGGCCGGCTATGTAATCGGACGTTGTTTTGAGAACAGCGAGAGGGAGCACGCTTCGTCATCCAGCTACCAGCGCCGCCTCACCCGCTGTCGCTGGTCCTTCTCGTCGGGGACGGAGGTGGGGCCCTGTGGCCAGCGTGGGGCCCAcggggatgggaggagagaggcGGAGATCCCCGGTCCCCTGTGAGGGCTCCTGGGCAGCATGGTTCCCAGCGTGGCCTTTGGCGGAGTCTCGTGTCACGCAGACACCGCCCGGCCCCTGACGGGTCAGCAGGGACCCAGCAGGGCTCTGGGATGCCTGTGGtttcctctgccccctgccccccggctGAACAGCCACTCACCGCTGCACACAGCAGGCCCCCTCGCACCCTGGGTCGCTGCCAGGCCTGGTGGAGGTGATCCTCGTGTTGACCACGCCCTCGCCCTGGCTGGAGCCGCGGCTGCGGCAGTTCATGGGCGGGCTCCTGGGGGTTCCGGGGGTGAACACACACCGTCTGTTTCTTTTTGACCACACCCagactttgtttctttgtctgaCCTGCTACTTTCTGGTCTGTGCCGTTTTGGGTGTAGCTGAGAAACCCGTGCTTGAAGAGGAGCGGGAAGGGAGGGGGCGTTGTGGTGCGACTGGGGCTGGAAGTGTACGACCCCCGTGTCCAGGAGGAAAGGTGCAGTCGAGAGGGTGAGCTACTGGGAGCGCTGGTGTGGGGGCGGACGCCTCTGGACTCTGGCCCCAGgtccctccctggccctgcctgtgctgggcctcggtttcccctgTGTGAGAGCAAGGCTGGCCCCCCTCAGAGGGCCTGAGCTTCTTCCTGCTCTGGAGCTCTTATGCCCCTGGCCCGCCCACCCTGCTGGAGTCGTCCACGGTCTCAGAGGGCCCGGCTTCCTCTCGAGGAAGGACGGGCCCTGCACcactggggaggggcagtgagaaGATGTCGGCTGTTTTGTGGGTGTCCCGCTTCCAGCCAGGCTCCCGACGGGTCGCGTAGCTAGGACATGTCCCCCACACGCCTGTTTGGGGGGCGGGCATGACCAGCCTTTTTGGCCCGGGCCCACCTGTCGTGTTTTAGGAGAGGGCCTGCTTGCGCATTGCCAGGGCTTGGAGGCCTGGAGCTCCAGCCCGTGTTGGGTGTGCTCCTGTCGAAGGTGGGTTTGGTCAGGACTCTGCCACCGTGGCCACTGGACGCAAGACTAGGCTGCCCTGGTGTGGTCTGTGTGAGCCTCCGTTTGTGTCCGGCTGAGCCAGCCTTGGGCTCTGCGGGCACCAATCGAGGGAGGACTCAGTGCCCTTGGCAGGGCCCAAGATGGCCAGACGTCTCCCAGCCCTGCAAGATGATGCCAGGCGGGTGGCCCCTACCCCAGCTTATCAGCGTTGTAGGCCTTAAGCACGGGGGTGGTCTGCTGCCCATGGGAGAAGGCGGGCAGGGCGGGGCATTGGCTCAGCGCCGGGCGGGGATCCTGAGCCCGCACCTGCTGCTCGCTGCGGCGCTCCAGGAGGCTGGTGGGCTTGGGAGGGCGGGGCTCTGGACGTTTGGGCGGGAGGCGGCGGGTCAGACCTGTGTGGCCCGCTCCGTGCCGGAGGGTGTCGGGCACTGGGACTTCCGTGTGCGGTGTGCAGCCCTCACTGGAGACGTGTATTTCCTGGTAGGTTTGCCGTCTCCACATGTCGGAGCTGATGGAGGTCTGGCCCTGCCCACAGGTATGGGGCGCAGGCAGGAACCGCTGGGGAGTTTACAGCTGGGGGCTCCAGGGCGCCCACGGCCTCCGGGACGCAGGTGCCTCTTCGTGCAGCCCTTGGTGGGGAATCCCTCTAGGTCCGTCTGTCCCTGGAGGCGGGCGCTCCAAGTTGGGCCCCGAGCGCGGGAAAGCCAGGACACCGCTGCTGGGAGGAGGATGTGTCCTTGAACCAGACACCTGGCAGAGGGGTCGCGGGAGGTGACGCTCAGTGCGTGGTGCCCGGCCCCTCTCGTGTGTCTCTGGCAGGGGATGCCCCCTGCTTGCGGTCCTTCCAGGGCGTGTACGGATGGCGTGGCGGCCTCAGAATAGCCGTGCTTGAGCCAGATTACCGTGCTGGCCTACATCGAGGATTAGGGAGCAGGTGGCCCCAGGCCGGGACCCAGGGCAGCCCCGGGGAGTCTGCCGGCCCGCCGGGGGCCCCCACATGGAGCCCTGCAGGGCCAGCCCCAGGAAGGAGCAGCTGCGGCTGGCCGCACACCCTCCCaggtctccctctgtccccaccgtCGGTGCCGGTTCTCCTCACATGGGACGCCCCGTGGCTGGGTGGTGGCAGGGCGAGGAGCAGCCTTTGCCCCTTGTCCCCGGCGGCTGCCTCGGGAGGGATTTAGTGctcagggggcggggggcaggcaggggtgagCTCCAGCTCTTGCAGAGCAACCTCGGGCTGATCACAGAGCTGCACCCTGCCAGGAGGTGGGGCGTGGGGGCGAGCTGGGGGTGGTCGGGTGGGTGCGAGCTGGTGGGGCCGGGGTCCTCTGGAGGGCCCTCTGCTCCGGGGGCAGCTGTCCGAGCCCTGTGCTGCGGGCCGGCCACCTGCCGGCTTCCCGGGGCCCGGCGAGCAGAGGGCTGAGTGCGCTGTGATCCTGTGGGGTCAGCCCCACGTCCCGGCACCGTTGTGAGATCAGCCTGGGGCCTCGCGTGGAGCCAGGAGCTGCAGTCCAGGGCTGGACAGCCGGGAGCCACACGGTGCGGCCGGAGCGGGTTCTAGTCCAGGGCTCCTGGCTGCGCCCCAGCAGGGCCTCGCTGACGTCTGTCTCCCTCGCCCACAGGGATGTCAGGACCGAGGCCGGTGGTCCTGAGTGGACCATCAGGGGCCGGGAAGAGCACCCTGCTGAAGAGACTCTTGCAGGAGCATGGCAGCGTCTTCGGCTTCAGCGTGTCCCGTGAGGCCCAGGCTGCGGTGGGGGTGTGGCGGGGGGTTTCAGCCATGCAGGGGTGGGGCCAGGCCCCTGCTGACCCACACAGACGGGGGAGGGTCCCCATGCGCTGACCCTGACCTGCAGCCCcccacacacagccacacacacgGGGGACGGTCCCCACGCCGCTGACCCTGAccagccccccacacccacagACACATAGGGGAAGGTCCCCATGCCGCTGACCCTGACCTgcagccccccacacccacacacacataggGGAAGGGCCCCCTGCCGCTGTCCCCGGcacgctgccccccccccacacacacacacgggggaCGGTCCCCACGCCGCTGACCCTGACCTgcagccccccacacccacacacacataggGGAAGGTCCCCATGCCGCTGACCCTGACCTgcagccccccacacccacacacacataggGGAAGGTCCCCATGCCGCTGACCCTGGCATgcagccccccacacccacacacacataggGGAAGATCCCCATGCCGCTGACCCTGACCTgcagccccccacacccacacacacataggGNNNNNNNNNNCACACACACGGGGGACGGTCCCCACGCCGCTGACCCTGACCTGCAGCGCCCCACACATGGGCAGAGCCTGGCCCGCGGGGGAGGcgtgggtggggtgtgggggtccAGGTGTCCCAGGTCGATCCTAGGCACTTGTTCCTAGACACCACGAGGGACCCGCGGCCTGGAGAAGAGAATGGCAAAGGTGAGCTGGGCCTCGGCGTCTGGGTGCCTGTCTGCAGGGTGGGCAGCGTGCTGGCGCTTGGGTGGAGACGGAGTGAGGTCGCCGCGGGGCATCTCTCCTGACCCATGCGAGCGTGTGTGGTTGACCCCAGGCTTCCTCTGTAGTGTCCACGGGATCAGTCCCCATAGCCTCCCCCAGGAAGCCCGTGGTTTTCTGGCTCTCGTGACAGGGATGATGTGAGAAAGTGCCGTACGTGGGTTCTCTGCTCGGTGGGGCTGACAGGTCCACGGGGAAGCGGACTCTGGCCACGTTTGGTCCCCGAGCGCCCTGGGGCTTGGGCTGTGGGCAGGCCTCAGGTAGCTGTCCTTGCAGATTACTACTTCGTGACCAGGGAGGTGATGCAGAGGGACATCGCCGCGGGCGACTTCATCGAGCACGCCGAGTTCTCGGGGAACCTGTATGGGACTAGGTGGGCCACCCTGGgcacctcccctccctcccaggggcTCCCCCTTTGGCTAGACCCAGGCAGGGCGTCTTGTGTGGGTTCTCTAAGGTGCCCACCACGTCAGGGGTCGAGACGGGGCAGCAGTTGGGGCCCTCCGGGCTGCCTCCTCCCGGCCACCTGTGTGCCCCTGGCCAGGCCTCTGTGGGAACCGCAGGTCCCTGGGGACGGTGCACAGAGAGGACTCGGGGAATCCGGGTCCCCTAGGTGCACGGGCTGTACTGCGGCCTGCCTTCCTGCAGCCCCTGGGCGGGCGTGGGAGTGCCCCCCGGTCCACAGGGTCTCTGCCCGCTCTTCCTACCTGGCTGGCAGGCCCCGAGCAGGGTCGTGGGCAGGCGGGCCCAGGCATGCCTCTGAGCAGCCTGTCCCTGAGCCGCCTGACGAGGGTGAAGCAGCGACCCCACGAGACCTATCTTGCTGCACCCCAGGCCCTGGGTGCAGCTGGGCGGGAGGGGGGGCCCCAGAGGGGTCACTGGGGCTGTTGGGCAGGCGCAGTGACTGCCAGGGCCCTCGTGCCACTAACCACAGCCACCCTCGGCCCAGCAGAGGGCCCAGTACGCAGATGCTGCAGAAAGGGGGACGAGAAGCTGGGGTCCGGGTATGTTCTTGCGGACACTCTGGCCGGGCCCACGCCCAGCGCAGGccagtgggggaggcaggagcccAGGGCATGGGCAGCGATGGTCCTGCGGAGGCCCTTCGAGGCCTTGGGGGGCTGCTGGGCCCAGGCAGCCCCACTGAGCGGTTCCTGCTCCTCTGTCCTCCAGCAAAGCCGCTGTGCGGGCCGTGCAGGCCATGAACCGCATCTGCGTGCTGGACGTGGACCTGCAGGGTGTGCGGAACATCAAGAAGACGGACCTGCGGCCCATCTACATCTTTGTGCAGCCGCCCTCGCTGGACGTGCTGGTGGGGGCGCTGGGCCGAAGCTGGGGGGCCGGGGCAGGGGTGCAGCCGCCCTCGCTGGacgtggaggggggtggggcaggggtgcagcAGTCCTCGCTGGACGTCGGGTGGGGGGcgccctggggcaggggtgcagcCGCCCTCGCTGGATGTCGGGGGTGCCCTGGGGCAGGACGTGGGCGACCCCAGGGACGCTGACCCTCCCGCGTGTTTCAGGAGCAGCGGCTGAGGCAGCGGAACACGGAGACAGAGGAGAGCCTGGCCAAGCGGCTGGCGGCCGCTCGGGCTGACCTGGAGAGCAGTGAGTGTGGGCCCTGGCCGCCGGGTGTCCCCCCGTCTCCTCAGCCAGCACGGGTCCCCCAGCAGCAGGGTCCCCTCCCGTGGAGGACCTCCAGAGCCTGCACTgaccctgtccccccaccccaggcaaggAGCAGGGCCTGTTTGACCTGGTCATCGTCAACGACAATCTGGACGTGGCCTATCGGGCCCTGGAGGAGGCTCTGGCCGAGGTGGGCTCCGCAGGGGGCGGGACTCAGCCCTGTGTTGCACATGGGAGCGGGGGCTGGGTAGGCCGCGTGGCCATCAGCCCACACTGGGTGAGACCCTCCTTCTCTGTCCACGGCAGGAAATCAAGAAGGCTCAGCGGACCAGCCGCTCCTGAGCAGGACCACCAGCTGCGTGCTCCCTGGTGGGGCCTGCGCTTGCCTCGGCTAGTGCCCAGACTGCCGCGGCCAGAGGACCCTGGCCTCCGTTTACTCCTCTGTCGTGGGAGCTGCGCCAGGGTGCAATAAAGAACTGCTGGGCAGCAGTGTCCGTGAGCCCATGGCCTCTGTTCTGGGCAGGGCGCTGGGGACAGGGGCGTGCACACCTCCACAGTGGATCCCCGCTCCTGGCGGCCCGCCAGACTCCCTGGGTTCTACTTGCTGGGGCTCCCTTTGCCCTGTCTTCACACCAGGGAGACCCTTGGCCTGCAGCTGAGCTGGGGCCCCGGTCGGCGTGGATGAGCCTGCTGGACAACAGCTGCCTCTCCCACTGGCTCGTGGAGGTGCCATGAGGCCTTGTATGGGGAGAAGGACCCGGAGCTCATCCTGCTGGagccccctcccttcctgctcGTCCCTACCCTGGGCCGTGCTGGCTCAGGGACAGCCACTGCTGACCGGGAGGGAGGCCAGACCCCTGCACTGTGCCGAGTGCTGTCCTCTGTCTTGTGCGTGGTCCCCTGAGCCCGGTCCGGTCCCCGTGTTCCAGGGAGGACACTGGAGGGTCGGAGAGGGGCTGTCCCTCAGCTCTGGTCCGTGCCCGGGCCATGCTCCTGTGGTGGGACCCAGGCAGAAGTAGACAGGCTGGGCGCTGTCCCAAAGCCCAGATGCACGGACGAGGGTAGGTGGGAGCCTGGCCTGGATGCAGGCCGGCCACATCAGCCGGCAGAGGGTTACTGggcatccccccgcccccaggccagAAGGCAGGTGAGGCGGGGCCAGACTGATGTGCCGAGGGAGGGGGGTGCGGAGGGGAGGCCCCCTTCCTCTCTGGGCCCTGTCCAGCCCCAGGGACAATCGGGAATTCAGACCCCAGGCCTTGGGGGAAACAATGGAGCCCTTGAAGGCCCTCCCCCCGCATTGTGCTTGGTGGTGAGAGGTGGCCCTGGGTCAGGCCCAGGACTCGGCCAGGCACACACCCTGTGAGGGCCAGTGTCCATCTGGCTGGCAGGTGGAAGGGCTCAGGGACTCCCATTTCCTGGCCTGGAAAAGGTAGGGCGCTGTCCAGGGGACCAGGCGTGGGCAGCCGTGTGGGGACAGACGTCACGCACCCTGTCTGTGGGCCCGGGGTCTCGGGCTCAGGAGACGCACTCGGGGGACACCAGGTACCGTGCCTGGCTGGACCACCCTCCGTTCTCAGGGGACAAAATGGcatggtgggggaggtggggcccCAGGGCTGCTCGGGCCAGCTGGTGAgcgggaagggaagggaagggggtgcaCCGGGGACCTTCCCCAGCAGCTGGGGCTCCTCAGCTGTGCCGGTCCGGCCAGCCAGCTGCGGTGTGTCCAGAGGCTGGGCCTCAGACGGTTCCAGCCCTGTGGGAGGTTGGGGAGGCCTACCCCGCACACGTGGCAGACACACCGGGGTGGGTACACCTGCGT contains these protein-coding regions:
- the GUK1 gene encoding guanylate kinase yields the protein MSGPRPVVLSGPSGAGKSTLLKRLLQEHGSVFGFSVSHTTRDPRPGEENGKDYYFVTREVMQRDIAAGDFIEHAEFSGNLYGTSKAAVRAVQAMNRICVLDVDLQGVRNIKKTDLRPIYIFVQPPSLDVLEQRLRQRNTETEESLAKRLAAARADLESSKEQGLFDLVIVNDNLDVAYRALEEALAEEIKKAQRTSRS